The Verrucomicrobiota bacterium genomic sequence GCGGCAGCCAGGGTTTGAAGTTGGTGGGGCCAGACGAGGATGATTTGGCCGCAGTGGGAGCAGCATGGCTGCCGCTGCCAGGGGCCGGAGCCGGTTCCTTCAAGGCCTCGCGCACGCGGGCCAAAATTTCTTCACGAGCGTTCATACCAATGCCCGCGAGCTTATGCCCGCCGCGGGGCGGAGTTCAAGGCTAATGATGTTTTCTATCTCACCGATACTCAGATACGGAACCTCAGATCCTGCCCACCTCGTATTTTTCGTAATGTACCAACGCGCTTGATGCAGCCCTGAATGAGCAACGAGCGCCTCGCCGATTCGGACGCGCTCCCGCCGCCGCGCATTCCAAAACGCCTCTAACCGCATCGCGGCCAGTCCGGCGTTAGGAGGTCTGTATGGCTCAAGAAAGCAAATTTCTATCACTACTTCTTCTGATAGAGGCGGACGTAGTCAACGAGCAGGTTGTCTTCAGGGGGCAGGAAGTTCTCCCATTGGCTCGTGGGCCCGCACCAGGGGGCGGCTTCGACGCTGATCTTGATGAATGCCGGTTTGCGGCAGGTGCCCGCTAAATGGGTCCATGAAACCGCTGAAGGGGTCCATGAAATCCCGCAGGGGAATAGACTACCGGTTGGCGACTGGGAAATTCGCCAATTACTTCGTGATTACGCCGAAATCAGGTCTGCTTTAGGATTTTCCCGGCGAACCGTTTTCAGAGAATCCAATCGTTCGCGTTATTTGACCATCGGCGTCACGCGCCAACGGATGATCACTTTGATCTTGTCGCCAGTTTCGATTTTCATCGCCAGCAAATTCAGGCAAGGCGGGGCGATTTTGAAATCCGTCATCTTCATGTCAATGGTGCTGGAGAAAATCAAATCTTCGCTATCCTTTTCCAAAGTCACCGGCATGCTGATGGTATTGGTTACCCCGTGGATAATGAGGTCGCCCTTGGCCAATAAATCGCCCGGGGCCTTCTTCAACTCCAGCTCCTTTAGGATATAAACGATCCGCTGAAAGTCCGGATCATTCTCCACCTCCATTTGTTTGTACATCACATCATCCATGGACGAGCCACTGCTGCTGTGCATGGAACTGACGCGGATGATGACCTTCAGCTCGGCCTGGAGCTTGCCGGGCGTGCCCTTGGCCAGGGCGGCCGCATCGAGCTTCATGCTGCCGGCGATCATTTTACTTTCCACCCACCAATCATGGATGTTGGAAGTGCCTTCCACGCGGGCCTTGGTATCCCCGCCCGGCTTGGATTTATATTCCTTGAGATCCTGAGCCGAAGCCGCAAACGCGGAAATCAGCGTTATTCCCAGAGCGAGACGAATCATATTTTGTTTCATAAGCGGATGTAGTTAATAATTACTGGTAGAACTTGGTTGTTAGCGCTGTTCATGCTTTCACGCATCGCGGTGCGGCAAAGGAGCACGGCTTTTTCCTCGGAAAAGTCATTTTCAGCGCTTATGTTCATGGGTGAGACCATACGCGCACGCCGATACGGGTCAAGTGCATAAAGCAGGCTGGAGGCTGGAGACCTTCATCCATCCGGCGCCAGGCGATCACGATGAACGCCGGTTTGCGGCAGATGCCCTGCGACTTGGCAAGCGGGGGGCCTTCCTCGCCTTCCTCGACCGTCCCCCCCCGCGCCAAACGTTGGCTGATCGGCCCCATGGAATAACACCCCGCATGATGAATCTATGAAAATATCTTTCTGCCAATTATCGTTCTGCAAAATTTCGGGCTTCGGCCTTCTTTCGGATTTTTAACTTCGGACTGATGGTCATTGGTTCCCCATAAACCATTTAACTAATCAACCCCTTCTTGCGCAGCATGGCTTCCATGGCTTTGTCCATCATCAGGTCGGCCAGGCGGCGGGTGACTTCATCCAGCGCGGCGTTCGCGGCCTTGAGTTTGGTGGGGTCGCCCACTTTGGTGCGGGAATCTTCGGCGGAAAGCACTGCTTCAACGGCAGTCAGGGCGTCCTCGACTTGTTGTTTATAGGCGGCGTCCAATTCAGCGGCGCATTCGGCCAAACCTTTGCGGGTGGCCATGATGGTTTCACCAGCGCGGATTTTGGCTTCGATCCATTGGCGGGCGCGCAGGTCGTCAAAGGCGTGCTCGACGGATTCCTCGACCATCTTCTGCACTTCCGCATCGTCCACGTCCACGGCGGATTTCATCTGGACGATTTTCTGGTGACCGGTCTTCAGGTCGCGGGCAAGGACGTGCAAGATGCCGTTGGCATCTATTTCAAACTGCACGCCGACACGCGGCACGCCCTTGGGGGCGGGCTCAAATTCAATTTCAAAGCGGCCAAGGCTCCAGTTGTCGTTGGCTCGTTCGCGCTCGCCCTGTAACACATGGATGAGCATGGAACGCTGGTTGTCCACGGCGGTGGTGAATTGCTCGCCAGCCTTGACCGGGATGGTGGTGTTGCGCGGGATGATGACATTCATCAAACCGCCAAAGGTTTCAATGCCGAGCGATAGGGGCGTGACATCGAGCAGAAGCACGTTTTTGAAGCCGCCACTCAGGATTTCCGCCTGGATGGCCGCACCGAGGGCAACGGCTTCATCGGGATTTTGCGAGGTGTTGAGCTGGGGACCTTTGGCGACGTGATAGTCGTCACCCAAGCGGATGTCGCCGCGAGTCTCCTCGAACTCGACGCAGCCAAACCATTCAGAAACGAGGCGGCGGACCAACGGCATGCGGGTCTGGCCGCCGACCAGGATGACTTGATCGAGTTCGTTCGCCTGTAATTTGGCGTCGGCCAGAGAGCGCAGGCAATGGGCGCGGGTGCGCTCAATGATGTCGCGGGTGAGGCGTTCCAGTTCCGCGCGGGTCAGCTTGTAATTGAAGCTAAAAGCGGGCGTAAGAAAGGGCAGGGCGACTTCGACCTCGGATTCGGACGAAAGCCGGATCTTGGTTTGCTCGGCGGTCTCGCGAATGCGGGAGAGCATCGGCAGGTCGCGCGTGGCATCGGGGCCGCCGGCGGCTTTGATTTTTTCGACGAGGAAATCAATGAGGCGTTTATCGAGGTCATCCCCCCCAAGGCGGGTGTTGCCGTTGGTGGACAGCACCTGGAAGACGCCGGCGTTGAGTTCGAGGATGGAAAGATCGAACGTGCCGCCCCCGAGATCATAGACGGCGACCTTGGATTTTTCTTTCAGTTTATCCAGTCCGTATGCCAGGGCGGCGGCGGTGGGTTCATTGACGATGCGTTCGACGGTCAGCCCGGCGAGTTCGCCCGCTTTGATGGTGGCGTTGCGCTGGGCATCGTTGAAATAGGCGGGAACGGTAATGACGGCGCGGGTGATCGGTTCGCCCAGCGAGGCTTCGGCATCGCGTTTCAGCTTCTTCAGCACTTCGGCGGAAATCTCTTCGGGGGTCCAGGCGCGGCCATGAATGTCCATGGTGACCGTGCCGCTGCCTTCACCTTTGACGGGGTAGGTAACGAGCATCTCTTCCTTCGAGATGTCGGCACCGCGTCGGCCCATGAAGCGTTTGACCGAATAAACCGTCTCCGCCGGGCGCAGCACGCGGATGCGATTGGCGGGGTGGCCAACAATGGTGTCCTGGTTGGGGCCGGGGATGTTCACCACGGAGGGGGTCAGGCGCTGGCCATCGGGGGCCGCAATGACATACGGAATCCCGGAATCCACCATGGCCACCAGTGAATTGGTGGTACCCAAATCTATGCCGACAATTTTGCTCATAAGAATATAAACCGTTAAACCCCGGGAAACTGGCTAAATCAGAATCGGTTGACCGCCGGCGGATGGCGGCAGCGGCTCCTTGTGGCCATCCCGGAGGTTGACCATGATGGCAAAGGTGCGGAAGACTTCAACCTTGGTTCGGGCATTTTGCGCCCAGATGCGGATTTTGCAGGAGGTCTGCCCTAAGCTTTCCACCCCGCAATAAATCTTGATGATGTCGCCCTGGGTGACGGGCGAATTAAACTCGAATTGGCCAAAGAGTTTGGTGACAAAGTTGCCCGCCGGAAAGGCGAGGGAAGCGGCGGTATAAGCCATTTCATCGGCCCACTTCATCATGTAGCCGCCAAATAAATTACCGGCGTGATTCAGGAACTCAGGCCGGATCACCAAGGTTTTTTCATGCGTCATGCCGGGGACAACGTAACCCGAACGGCGGGAAAGTCAAAGCCCCGATGCATCAAGGTTTGAGAACGATTTTGCCAGCCAGCGTTCCGGCTTGGTGGATGGTGTTCTCCTCCTGTAAGCGATGGGCGGCAGCGGCCTCCGCCAGCGGCAGAATCCGGCCAATCCGCGATAGCAATTTGCCTTGGGCCATCCACCGGCTCATATCCTCGGCGCAGTGGCGCTGTTCTTGCGGGGTGGCTTGGAACATGGCAAACCCATGCAGCGAACAACCCTTGACATAAAACGGCCCGACGGGGAACGGCGGACGCGCCTCGCGTCCAGCCATCAGCACCATGCGCCCGCGTGGCGCGAGACAGCGGACGGTCTTGTCAAAATCCGGTTCACGCAAGGTTTCAAACCAGACTTGGACACCGCCGGGGGCGAACTTCCGAATTTCCGCTTCGACATCCTGGGTGCGGTAATTGATGGTCAGGGCCGCGCCTAGTTTGTGGGCCAGCGCGACTTTTTCAGGATTGCCCGCCGTGGTGATGACGCGTGCGCCCTCGGCTTTGGCCATTTGGATGACGGCGGAACCGACTCCACCCGTGCCGCCATGGACGAACACGGTTTCGCCACGTTGCAGCTTGGCATCGCGAAATAATCCAAGGTGCGCGGTGATGCCCACCAGGGCGAGCGCGGCGGCGGTCTCGAATTTGACGGAGGCGGGCAGGAGATAGAGGAACTCTTCATGGACGGCGGCGTATTCGGCAAAAGTCCCTTGCCGGCCCAGCAAGCCCTGGTTGCTGCCCCAGACGCGGTCACCCGGTCTGAAACGGCGGGCTTCGGGACCGACTGCTTCGACGACGCCCGCCAGGTCGCAACCCACGATAAATGGGAAGGGCAGGGGCATCGGCACCAAGCCACTGCGGATATAGGTATCCACGGGGTTGACGGAAACCGCATGGACGCGCACGAGCACTTGCGCGCCTGTCACCTGTGGTTTTGGCAGATCTCCGAACCGAATATTCTCCGGGGGACCAACGCTTTCAATATACGCAGCTTTCATCATCATAAGTCCTCAAAATAACCACCGTTTGGCAGAATCAAAATAATTCCGCCAGCAGTGACTGATCCCCGTAAAGCCAAATTTGCTATCGCACTGCAAATTTGGCCGGGCTCCCGATTCTCCCGCCCACCGCTCGCTCGCTATTCCTTCTTGGCCACCTTCACCTCGAGGTGCAGATCGCGCAGTTGGCGCGGTTCGGCAATCCCGGGCGAATCGGTCATCAGGCAGGTGCCTTTGGCCGTCTTGGGGAAGGCAATGACGTCGCGGATGCTGGGCGTGCCGCACAGGATGGCGATGAGGCGATCAAAGCCCAAGGCAATGCCGCCATGAGGCGGAGCGCCGTACCGGAAGGCCTCGAGCATGTATCCAAAGCGGGCCTTGGTCATGTCCGGTGGGATTTGCAGGATTTCTTCGAAGATGGTTTTCTGCACATCGGGCTGATGGATACGGATGCTGCCGCCGCCCAGTTCGACGCCGTTGACCACCACATCGTAGTGCTGGCCGCGGACCTTCTTGGGCTCGGTTTTGAGTAGCGGAATATCCTCCGCGACTGGCGCGGTAAAGGGATGATGGCTGGAGTACCAGCGATTCATTTCCTTGTCGAACGACAGCAGCGGGAAATCCACAACCCACATGAAGTTGAAACGATCGGCCGGGATGGTAAGTTTGCCCTGTTGCTTGAGGACCTCGGCGCAGTAGAGGCGAATCTTGCCGAGAATTTCGCAGGCGTTGAGCCATTGATCGGCGGCGAAGAGAACCAGGTCACCTTCCTCGATGCCGAGCTTTTGCGTAAGCGCGTCCTTTTCCGCCTGGCTGAAGAACTTGACGATGGGGGATTTCCATTCGCCTTTCTCCACCTTGATGAACGCCAGACCCTTGGCGCCAAAACTCTTGGCGTACTCGGTCATGGTTTCGATCTGCCCCTGGGTCGCGCAGGCCAGACCCTTGGCATTGATGGCCTTGACCACGCCGCCGTTGGCAATGGTGCCGCTGAACACCTTGAAGGTGCTGGCGCGGAACTCCTCGGTGAAATCCACCAGTTCAAGCCCGAAGCGGGAGTCGGGTTTGTCAATGCCCCAACGGTTCAGGGCTTCGTAAAAACTGATGCGCTTGAAAGGTGTGGGAATATCCTGGTTGAGCGCGGTCTTCCAGACGCGCTTGAGCAGGCCTTCGATAAGCGCGTAAATGTCCTCACGATCAATGAACGACATTTCCAAGTCCACCTGGGTGAATTCCGGTTGGCGATCGGCGCGCAAATCTTCGTCGCGGAAGCATTTGGCCAGTTGGAAATAGCGCTCGACGCCTGCCACCATGAGAATCTGTTTGAACTGCTGCGGGGATTGCGGCAGAGCGTAGAACATGCCGGGGTTGATGCGGCAGGGCACCATGAATTCGCGGGCACCCTCGGGGGTGGACTTGAACAGCATGGGCGTCTCCACTTCGAGGAAACCATTTTCATCGAAGTAATTGCGCGTGGCCATGGCGATTTTGTGGCGCAGGCGCAGGTTCTTGGCCATTTCCGGTCGGCGCAAATCGAGGTAGCGATGCTTGAGGCGGAGTTCCTCGTTCACCTTGGAGGCGGTTTCCGGGTCGTCCACCGGGAACGGCAGCACCTCGGCCATGTTCAGCACTTCCAACTCGCTGGCGATGATTTCGACTTCGCCGGTGGCGATCTTGGAATTGCTGGTGCCGACGGGGCGCTGGCGCACCGCGCCCGTCACGCGGATGACGCATTCGCTGCGCAACGCGGAAGCCTGCTCGCAAATTGCGGCGGGCGACATGGAGGGATCAAACACGGTCTGCGTGCGCCCCTCGCGATCGCGGATGTCAATGAAGTTGACCCCGCCGAGGTCGCGCCGGGAATGAACCCAGCCGTTTAAAATGACAGTCTGCCCGACATGGGTCAGGCGCAGTTCGTTGCAATGATGCGTGCGTTTCATGTATTTCTTAATCCTGGCGGCTTGGCCGCCGATTTCGGAGTGAGGACAACCATGTCCACCCGGCTCCGCCTGTGTTCAACAGGTGGCGGATAGTGGCCTGAGTGGGAACGTTTTTCCAGTGAAAAATTTAGAGTTCAAAATAACGTGTCTTGATTTTTTGAACACCATTCTTTTTTACAACGGGAAAAGTTTGTAGTACGCTGGTTTTATGAAATTGCGGCAGAGTATCTGGATGGCTATCGGTTGGATGACGCTCAACCTTGTGGTCTTGCCAACGCTGGTCAGCGCGGCCACGGCGGCCAAGCCGAATGTGGTCTATATCTTGGCGGATGACTTGGGCGTGGGCGATGTGAAATGCTTCAACTCCGAGGGCAAGATCGCGACGCCCAACATGGATAAACTGGCGGCGGAGGGCATGAAGTTCATTGATTGTCATTCCTCTTCCGCTGTGTGTACGCCAACCCGATACGGCATTTTAACGGGCCGCTACAATTGGCGGAGCCGGTTGCAATCCGGAGTATTGAATGGGTTTTCTCCGCCGCTGATTGAGGCGGGGCGTTTGACGGTCGCCGAACTCCTGAGGCAAAACGGGTATCACACGGCGGCTTTTGGCAAGTGGCATCTTGGCATGAACTTTGGCGCGAAGGGCCGAGCCGAAAGCACACCGGACAACGCGGACGTTGCCGATGAAGCCGCGACCCGTGCAAATACAGACTATTCCAAACCGATCAAGAATGGCCCGACGGCGGTCGGGTTCGATTATTACTTCGGCATTTCCGCCTCGTTGGATATGCCGCCATTCGTCTATATCGAGAACGACCGGTTCACGGCGCTGCCCACCACGGAGAAAACCTGGCTTCGCAAAGGACCGGCAGCGGCGGATTTTGAAGCGATTGACGTGTTGCCCACGCTGACCAAACGGGTGACCACCTATTTGGGTCAGCGGGCGGTGGAGGCCAGGAACGGCAAGCCGTTTTTCGTCTATATGCCGTTGAATTCGCCGCATACACCCATCCTTCCCACCGCCGAGTGGCAGGGAAAAAGCGGACTGAACGCTTATGGCGATTTCGTGATGCAAACGGATTGGACGGTGGGCCAGGTGATGGCCGCGTTGGAGCAGAATGGTCTGGCGGACAACACCATTCTGGTCATGACCTCGGATAACGGATGTTCGCCGGCGGCCAAGGTGGATGAGTTGACCAGCAAAGGTCATTACCCCAGCATGAATTATCGCGGGTATAAGTCGGATATCTGGGAAGGCGGCCATCATGTGCCATTTATCATTCGCTGGCCGGGGCATATCCAGGCCGGCAGCACCTCGGATCAAACGATCTGCCTGGTGGACCTGATGGGCACGTGCGCGGAAATCCTAGGGGCTAAGTTGCCGGCGAATGCCGGGGAGGATAGTGTCAGCCTGCTGCCCGCACTGTTGGGCAAGGCGGATAAACCGTTGCACGAGGCCGTGGTGCATCATTCCATTGAAGGCCGATTCTCCATCCGGCAGGGCAAGTGGAAACTGGAACTTTGCGCCGGGTCTGGCGGTTGGAGCGCGCCGAAGGAAGGCCCGGCGTTGAAGCAAGGGTTGCCATCCGTGCAACTGTACGACCTGAGTTCGGATGTCGGGGAACAAAACAATGTGCAGGAGAAATATCCGGAAGTGGTGGAGCGCCTGACCCAACTTTTGAAAAAATACGTCGCCGATGGCCGCAGCACGCCCGGTGAACCACAAAAAAATACGGTCGAACCAAACATTTTCAAATCAGTCGCTCCGGCGGCGGCGGGTGGCAAGAAGAAGAAAAAGCAATAATTCGTAAACCGGTAAAGAAGATGAACGCTGAATATCCATTCCTGGTGGACGGCCAGTGGCGGCAGAGCGCCCGGTCGCTTGAAGTTACGTCACCCTACGATGGCGAAGTGGCGGGGATTACCTACCAGGCCTCCCCGGAGGATGTGGAAGGCGCCATCCAGGCCGCCACGCGCGCGTTTGAAATCACCAAACGGCTCCCCACCCATAATCGGGCGGAGATCCTCGAAAAAACGGTTGCCGGCTTGAAGTCGCGCCGCGAGGAAATCGCACGCGTAATCGCGCTGGAGGCTGGCAAACCCATGAAGAACGCGCGCGGCGAAGTGACGCGCGCCATCGCCACCTTCACCGATGCAGTCGAGGAGTGCAAACGCCTGCGGGGCGAGTGGCTGCCGCTGGATTTGGATGCAGCCTCCGAGGGACGGCATGGGTTGGTCCGGCGGTTTCCACTGGGGCCGGTGGCGGCGATCACGCCTTTTAACTTTCCGCTCAACCTGGTGTCTCACAAAGTGGCTCCGGCCCTGGCGTGCGGCTGTTCGCTCGTGCTCAAGCCGGCCACCAAGACGCCACTCACAGCTTTACTGCTTGCGCGGATCGTCACCGAGGCGGGCGCGCCGCCGGGAATGTTGAATGTGCTGCCGTGCGCCTCCCGCGACGCGCAACCGCTCATCACCGATGATCGGTTGAAACTGCTCACCTTTACCGGCAGTGCCCCCGTAGGTTGGGGCTTGAAGGCGCTGGCTGGCAAGAAGCGGGTGGCGTTGGAACTGGGTGGCAACGCCGGCGTGGCGGTGCATTCGGACGCGGACCTGGATTACGCCGCCCAACGCTGTGTCATGGGCGGCTTTGCGTATGCCGGGCAAGCCTGTATTTCCGTCCAGCGCATCTATGTGCATCGTCCGGTGTTCGACGCGTTTGCCGCAAAGTTGGTCGCGCTGACCGCCCGCCTGAAGTTGGGCAATCCGCTTGATGAGGCCACCGACGTGGGCCCGATGATCTCGCTGGAGGAAGCGCAGCGCGCCCAAAAATGGGTGCAAGAGGCCGTGGCGCAGGGTGCGAAGATTCTGCTGGGCGGCGGGCGGGACGGATTGATCATGCATCCGACCATCCTCACCAGCACGCGCCCTGCCATGCGGGTCTGCTGCCAGGAATTGTTTGCGCCGGTGGTCACCTTGGAACCGTATGACGATTTCCGGCAGGCTGTCCACGCCATCAACGACTCCGCGTATGGCTTGCAGGCGGGCATCTTCACGCGCGACGTGCAGGCGATTTTTTCCGCGTTTGAGGAATTGGAAGTGGGCGGCTTGCTGATGAACGATGTGCCCACCTGGCGCTCCGATCCCATGCCGTACGGTGGGATGAAGGATTCCGGCAACGGACGGGAAGGCGTGCGCTATGCCATGGAAGAAATGACCGAACGAAAAATCCTGGTGTTTCACCTGACCGGCAACCCCTGAATCCACAACCTATCATGACTTCCCGCGAACGCATTTTGACCACGCTGGCGCACCGCGAGCCAGACCGCATTCCGGTGGACCTTTCCGGGCATCGCTCCTCGGGCATTGCCGCGCTGGCCTATTACGGTTTGCGCCAATACCTGGGCCTGCCCCAGAAACCGTTGCGCATCTACGATCCCGTACAACAACTCGCCATCGTGGATGAGGATGTCTTGCAGCGGTTCGGCGTGGATACCATTGAATTGGGGCGCGCGTTTGCGCTCGAAGACCGTCACTGGGCCGAATGGGTGTTGCCGGATGGCACGCCCTGCCTGATGCCGGTCTGGGCTAAGCCGGAACGCCAGGGGGCGGATTGGATCATCCGCTCCGCCAGTGGGCGCAGCATCGCCCGCATGCCGGAAGGCTGCCTCTACTTCGAGCAGGAATACTATCCCTTCGCTGAACAGGATGATTTCGCGCGACTCGAAGAGGCCTTCGCGGAATGCATGTGGACGGCGGTGGCCTCGCCGCCTGGGCCGCTCGTGTCCGGGCCGGGCGGAACGGATGCCTTGGCGGAAGGCGCGCGCCGGTTGCGCGTCCAGACGAATCGCGCCATCATTGCGCTCTTTGGCGGCAACCTGCTGGAACTCGGCCAGATGTTTTACCGCAACGACAACTTCTTCCTGCTCCTGGCGGGTGCCCCTGGTCGCGCTCACGCATTTCTCGACCGCCTGGTGGAACGGCACCTGGCCAACCTCGAACGATTCCTCGCGGCAGTGGGGCCGCACATTGACATCCTCCTCTTCGGGGATGATCTGGGCATGCAAAATGGACCCCAGATTTCGCCGAAGATGTACCGCGAATTCTTTTTCCCGCGCCAGCAGCGCATGTGGCGGCGGGTCAAGGAACTCGCGGATGTGAAGATCATGCTGCACTGCTGCGGGGGGGTGCGGGAACTTTTGCCCGGTCTGATCGAGGCTGGCCTGGACACCATCAACCCGGTGCAGATCACCTGCCGCGGCATGGACCCGGCGGAACTGAAGCGCGAGTTTGGCCACGCCCTGACCTTCTGGGGCGGCGGATGCGACACGCGCGACGTGCTGATGCGCGGCACCCCCGCGCACATCCGCGATCACGTCCGGCGCATGATGGACATCTGGCGCCCCGGCGGCGGCTACGTCTTCCAACAAGTCCACAACCTCATGGCCGACGTTCCGCCACAAAATATCGTCGCCATGTTCGATGCTGTGAATGGGAAAGCGTAAGCGTGCGCCCGGTCTCTTGCGACGCACAACCAAACACGGTCAGAGGCCCCTCAAGCAGGGTGCCAGCTCACAACGTCGGTTTCAGTCCCTGCACAGATCTTCCTTCGATCCGATATTCCTTGCGCGCCAGGGCAGCGACGCAGCGCGGGTAGAGTTCTCGCTCGGCAACCTGGATGCGTTCGTGCAGCGTGGCGTAGGTGTCGCCGTCCAGCACCGGCACCGCTTGCTGCCCGATCACGGGCCCGGTATCCACGCCTTGATCCACAAAATGCACGGTGCATCCGGTCACCTTCACGCCGTAATCCAGCGCCTGTTTCCACGCTTCCAATCCCGGAAAGGAGGGGAGCAGCGACGGGTGAATATTAATCACCCGCCCCGCGAAGGCTTTCAAGAATGCGCCTTTGAGAATGCGCATGAACCCGGCGAGCACCACCAATTCCACGCCCGCATCGTTCAACTGGCGGATGTACGCCGCCTCGGTTTCCTCATCCAGCTTGGTGCGAAATTTTCCGGGTGGCGCATAGGTGGCGGGGATGCCGCGCTGCCGGGCGTGGGTCAGGATGCCGGCGTTTTCCACATCGCTCAGCACCAGCGCCACCTGCGCCGGGACTTGCTGCGCGGCGCATGCGTCCGCAATGGCGACAAAATTGGAGCCTTTGCCGGACCCCAGCACTCCGAGACGAAACATATCACGCGAATTCATGCGCCCATTGATACCGTTCCCGGTCGAAAGCGACAAGCTGGATTTACAAACGCCTGCCCATCCGCTAGGCTTTCCCGCGGATAGGTATTCGTGGTTGTATTTGGATATGATATTCCGGCTCACAGAACAATTGGCGTTTCCGAATCCACAACTGGCAATGCGCGGAGAGCATAATGGCTTGCTGGCGGTGGAGGGGGATTTGTCTGTGCCGCGCCTGCTGCTGGCCTACCGCAGTGGGATTTTTCCCTGGAGCGTCAACCCGATCACCTGGTGGTCGCCCGATCCCCGCGCCCTCTTTGAGCTGGACGCCTTTCATGTCTCGCACAGTCTGGCGCGCACGTTGCGCCGGGGCGTTTTTGAAATCACCGTTAATCGCGCCTTCCGGGAAGTGATGATCGCTTGCTCCCGCCCCGATTGTGAGAATCGCTGGATTTCGGAGGAGTTCATTGAAGCCTATTGCGCCCTGCACACCCAGGGGCACGCGCATAGTTTGGAGTGCTGGCGCGATGGGGAATTGGCTGGCGGGATCTATGGCGTCGGCATCGGTGGTGTGTTTGCCGGGGAATCCATGTTCCACCGGCAGACGGACGCCTCCAAAGTGGCGCTCTTCCATTTGATTCAGCGCTTGAAGGAACGCGGCTATGCTTTGTTTGACATTCAGATGCTCACCCCGATCACGCAGCAATTGGGGGCCACTGAAATTCCGCGCCGCGATTATCTGCGCCGGCTGAAAGCGGCGGTCGCGCAAACCTGCCGCTTCGTCTAACTCTGGACGCCAGTTGCCGGTGGCCCCTCATCCAGACAGCGCCGCACCATCTGGGCCAATTGTCCGGGCATGAACGGCTTTTGCAGGTAGAATTTCAACTCATGCAACGCCGTTCCCTGCGCCGAATCCAAGGGGCTGCTGTAGCCGCTGGAATAAATCACCTTCAGGTTCGCCTTTTCGCGCAACAGCATTTGCGCCAGGTCCAGACCGTTCAACCCGCCCGGCATCACGATGTCGGTCAGCAATAATTGGATATTCTGGTGTTGCTCCGCCCAGACCTTAAGCGCGGCTGCGCCGCAATCCGCCTCCAAAACCCGGTATCCCCGCATTTGCAGGATTTCCTTGGCCAGCGAGCGCACATCCAGTTCGTCCTCCACCAGCAGAATGGTTTCGGTGCCCCCACGTACTCTGGGCGGCGGCACGGGAACCTCGGCTAGCGGAGCCACGCGGGCAAGTGCCGGCAGATACACAAAAAAGGTGCTGCCGCCGCCCGGCGAGGTTACCACCTCCAGCCAGCCTTGATGCTGGTCCACAATCCCATCCACCATCGAAAGCCCCAAGCCGGTGCCTTTGCCCACATCCTTGGTCGTGAAGAATGGCTCGAAGATGCGCGGCAACACTTCGGGAGGGATTCCCGTGCCGGTATCCCGCACGCTCAGACGCACAAATTCACCGGCACGCGCACGATCCACTCGCCGCGCCTGATCTTCCGTGACGCGGAGCGTTTCGATGCCGA encodes the following:
- a CDS encoding acyl-CoA thioesterase translates to MTHEKTLVIRPEFLNHAGNLFGGYMMKWADEMAYTAASLAFPAGNFVTKLFGQFEFNSPVTQGDIIKIYCGVESLGQTSCKIRIWAQNARTKVEVFRTFAIMVNLRDGHKEPLPPSAGGQPILI
- a CDS encoding Hsp70 family protein, with translation MSKIVGIDLGTTNSLVAMVDSGIPYVIAAPDGQRLTPSVVNIPGPNQDTIVGHPANRIRVLRPAETVYSVKRFMGRRGADISKEEMLVTYPVKGEGSGTVTMDIHGRAWTPEEISAEVLKKLKRDAEASLGEPITRAVITVPAYFNDAQRNATIKAGELAGLTVERIVNEPTAAALAYGLDKLKEKSKVAVYDLGGGTFDLSILELNAGVFQVLSTNGNTRLGGDDLDKRLIDFLVEKIKAAGGPDATRDLPMLSRIRETAEQTKIRLSSESEVEVALPFLTPAFSFNYKLTRAELERLTRDIIERTRAHCLRSLADAKLQANELDQVILVGGQTRMPLVRRLVSEWFGCVEFEETRGDIRLGDDYHVAKGPQLNTSQNPDEAVALGAAIQAEILSGGFKNVLLLDVTPLSLGIETFGGLMNVIIPRNTTIPVKAGEQFTTAVDNQRSMLIHVLQGERERANDNWSLGRFEIEFEPAPKGVPRVGVQFEIDANGILHVLARDLKTGHQKIVQMKSAVDVDDAEVQKMVEESVEHAFDDLRARQWIEAKIRAGETIMATRKGLAECAAELDAAYKQQVEDALTAVEAVLSAEDSRTKVGDPTKLKAANAALDEVTRRLADLMMDKAMEAMLRKKGLIS
- a CDS encoding NADPH:quinone reductase, producing MKAAYIESVGPPENIRFGDLPKPQVTGAQVLVRVHAVSVNPVDTYIRSGLVPMPLPFPFIVGCDLAGVVEAVGPEARRFRPGDRVWGSNQGLLGRQGTFAEYAAVHEEFLYLLPASVKFETAAALALVGITAHLGLFRDAKLQRGETVFVHGGTGGVGSAVIQMAKAEGARVITTAGNPEKVALAHKLGAALTINYRTQDVEAEIRKFAPGGVQVWFETLREPDFDKTVRCLAPRGRMVLMAGREARPPFPVGPFYVKGCSLHGFAMFQATPQEQRHCAEDMSRWMAQGKLLSRIGRILPLAEAAAAHRLQEENTIHQAGTLAGKIVLKP
- the aspS gene encoding aspartate--tRNA ligase — translated: MKRTHHCNELRLTHVGQTVILNGWVHSRRDLGGVNFIDIRDREGRTQTVFDPSMSPAAICEQASALRSECVIRVTGAVRQRPVGTSNSKIATGEVEIIASELEVLNMAEVLPFPVDDPETASKVNEELRLKHRYLDLRRPEMAKNLRLRHKIAMATRNYFDENGFLEVETPMLFKSTPEGAREFMVPCRINPGMFYALPQSPQQFKQILMVAGVERYFQLAKCFRDEDLRADRQPEFTQVDLEMSFIDREDIYALIEGLLKRVWKTALNQDIPTPFKRISFYEALNRWGIDKPDSRFGLELVDFTEEFRASTFKVFSGTIANGGVVKAINAKGLACATQGQIETMTEYAKSFGAKGLAFIKVEKGEWKSPIVKFFSQAEKDALTQKLGIEEGDLVLFAADQWLNACEILGKIRLYCAEVLKQQGKLTIPADRFNFMWVVDFPLLSFDKEMNRWYSSHHPFTAPVAEDIPLLKTEPKKVRGQHYDVVVNGVELGGGSIRIHQPDVQKTIFEEILQIPPDMTKARFGYMLEAFRYGAPPHGGIALGFDRLIAILCGTPSIRDVIAFPKTAKGTCLMTDSPGIAEPRQLRDLHLEVKVAKKE
- a CDS encoding YceI family protein, with protein sequence MIRLALGITLISAFAASAQDLKEYKSKPGGDTKARVEGTSNIHDWWVESKMIAGSMKLDAAALAKGTPGKLQAELKVIIRVSSMHSSSGSSMDDVMYKQMEVENDPDFQRIVYILKELELKKAPGDLLAKGDLIIHGVTNTISMPVTLEKDSEDLIFSSTIDMKMTDFKIAPPCLNLLAMKIETGDKIKVIIRWRVTPMVK